CTGGCCTTCCTGCTGCATTTCCAGAGCTCCCTGGTGATCGTGCTGACCCTGCCGATCGCCGTGCTGATCTCCTTCATCACCATGAAACTGATGGGGGTCACCTCCAACATCATGTCCCTGGGAGGGATCGCCATCGCCATCGGTGTGCTGGTGGATGCCGGGGTGATCATGGTGGAGAACTGCTACCGCCACTTGTCGGAGATGCCGCCGGAGGAGCGCAGGGAAAAACGGCTGGAAGTGATCATCGCCTCCTCGAAGCAGGTGGGACGGGCCATCTTCTTTTCGCTCGCCATCATCGTGCTCTCCTTTGTGCCGGTCTTTCTGCTGGAAGGGCAGGAGGGGAAGATGTTCCACCCGCTGGCCTTCACCAAGACCTTTTCCATGGTCGCCTCGGCGGTGATCGCCATCACCCTGGTGCCGGTGCTGATGTATTTTTTCATGCGGGGCACAATGCCGCCGGAAAGCGCCAATCCGGTCTCCTCCTTCTTCATCCGGCTCTACGCGCCGGTGATCCGCTGGGTGCTGGTCTGGAAAAAGACCACCATTGCCCTGAACATCGCGGCCCTGGCCCTGGCGGTGCCGCTGTTCATGAAGATGGGGAGCGAGTTCATGCCCCCCCTGGACGAGGGGTCGCTGCTCTACATGCCGGTGACCCTGCCCAACGTTTCTCTCACCGAGGCCAAGCGGATTCTCCAGGTGCAGGACGCGGTCATCAAGAGCGTCCCGGAGGTGGAGCAGGTACTGGGTAAGGCGGGGCGGGCCGAGACCTCCACCGACCCGGCGCCGGTTTCCATGTTTGAAAGCATCATCATCCTGAAACCGAAGGAGCAGTGGCGGCCGGGGGTGAAGAAGGCGGACATCGTGGCCGAGCTGGACGCGAAACTGCAGCAGATCGGCGTGCGTAACGGCTGGACCCAGCCGATCATCAACCGGATCAATATGCTTTCCACCGGGGTGCGTACCGACCTGGGGGTGAAGATTTTCGGTTCCGACCTGAACGTGCTGAAGGACCTGGCGGTGCAGGCGGAAGGGATCCTGAAGACGGTGCCGGGGGCTGCCGACGTGGTGGCGGAGCGGGTCACCGGCGGCAATTACCTGGATATCGAGATCGACCGCGAAGCCGCGGCCCGCTACGGTGTCGGCGTGGCGGAGATCCAGGACGTGATTTCCACCGCCCTGGGGGGGGAGACCCTCACCACCACGGTGGAGGGGCGCAACCGCTTTCCGGTGCGTATCCGCTACCTGCGGGACTACCGCGACAACATCCCGGCCATCCAGCGCATCCTGGTGGGTGGGATGAACGGCGCCCAAGTGCCGCTGTCGCTGGTGACGAAGGTGAAGGTTTCCACCGGCGCGCCGGAGATCAACAGCGAGGGGGGGCTACTGCGCTCCATCGTCTTTCTCAACGTGCGGGACCGGGACATGGGGGGCTTCGTGAACCAGGCCAAGCAGACCCTGGAGCAGCAGTTGAAGCTCCCCGCCGGCTACTACGTCACCTGGTCCGGGCAGTGGGAGAACCAGGTGCGGGCCAAGGCGCGGCTGCAACTGCTGGTGCCGCTGGGCATGGTGATCATCTTCGTGCTGCTCTACTTCACTTTCCATTCCGCCCTGGAGGCGGCCATGGTGATGCTGTCGGTCCCCTTCGCCCTGGTGGGGGGGGTCTACCTGGTCTCGGCCCTGGGGTACAACCTCTCGGTGGCGGTCTGGGTCGGCTTCATCGCCCTGTACGGCATCGCGGTGGAGACCGGGGTGGTGATGGTGATCTACCTGCACGAGGCCCTGGACAAACGGCTGAAGCTGGGACCGGTGACGGAACAGGATATCTACGACGCCACCTTTGAGGGGGCGGTGCTGCGGCTGCGGCCCAAGCTGATGACCGTAGCGGTGGCCCTGCTGGGACTGGTGCCGATCATGTGGTCCTCCGGCACCGGCGCCGACGTGATGAAGCCGATCGCTGCCCCCATGATCGGCGGCATGATTTCCTCGGCAGTGCATGTGCTGATCATGACCCCGGTGATATTCGTGCTGATGAAGAAGCGGGAGTTGGTCAAGGGGACGTTGAAGTATTCGGGGATGAAGCATTAAGACGGGCGCGCCTTTTCCGCGATATCTGCGTCAGGCTTCACCATGCGCTTGTGCGGCGTAGCGCTGCTACGCCTCCGCGGCATGGCTTGCCTTCCTTGATCTCGCGAAAAAATCGCACCCGACAGGAAAACCGGAACGCCCGGAAACACGAAAAGGAGAAGCATTATGAAAAAACTGGTACTTGCAGTTGCAGCAGTTATGGCCCTGGCAGCTCCGGCGGCCTTTGCCGCCTCCGATCACGGCAAGCACGGCGGGCATGGCAGCAGCGCCCATGAAGAGGTGGTGGACGGGGTCAAGGCGGTCTTTACCGTCCAGACCATGAAGGAGGCGATGAAGGCCATGGGGATGGAGCTGCCCAAGGGGGTGAAGGAGACCCACCATATCCAGGTGGGCTTCACGGACCTGAAAAGCGGTAAAGCCCTGACCGAGGGGGAGGTGGCCATCAAGGTGCTGGCCCCGGACAAGACGGAGCAGACCAAAAACCTGTCAGCGATGCAGGGGCATTTCGGCGGCGATTTCGTGATGGCCAAAAAGGGGCGCTACGGCGTGATGAGCAAGTTCAGGCTGAAAGACGGCACAGTCCGCCAGGCACGGTTCTGGTATCAGGTGAAGTAGCAGGAGACGATTCCTGCGGGGTAGCACCGGAAAGGCAGTTGTTCTCTACGCAAGGGATGCCCAGGGGGGCAGCCGTGAGCACGCTGGAACAACAGCCTTTCCGGCGTTTGCACGCGACGCTCCTGTCAGCGTTTTTCAGGGGTGCACTCCATGGCCTCAAGTCGGACCGCCGTAACCTGTTCGGGTAACATCAGCGGCAGACTCTCGGCAAGATTTCGTTCTCCCCTGCCGTCTTTCATCGGTATGGTACCGAAGTGATGGATGACGCCCCGTGCTCGGGACGGTTCGGTAGTGGTGGGCTGGGGCTGGTAGTTCGGGGTACGGAGAGGTTGTCCGGTTTTTTCCTGGGGGCCGACGCCGGGTTGGAGCGGCGTACCGCCGGGAAGCGTTTTCTCCTCTGCCGTGTTGGTGAAGGAAAGGTTGAAGTTCCGGGTGACTGCGGAGCTGTACTGAATTGTGCAGCGGTACGGCAGGCTGGCAGCTGTCTGGGAAGCACTGCGCGCCAGCAGCGTGCCACCCAACTGGCACTCGCCCGACGGGCGTCCCGGCATGCCGCAGCGTAGTGAGGTCTGGACTGCCTGGATACTGGCGGACGGATCATGCTGCGGCGGGTGGTAGGTAAGATCAAGGGCGCCTGCCGATGGAGCCGCGCACACTGCACCGGCGATCATAGCTGCCGTCAGGCTGGAAATTCGGCGTACACCCTGTTGCATGTCATCCTCCCGTTTTCAGAATGTGTCTCGCTGAAGTTCATCACGCCTGTGGCAAAGAATTGCCCTGACAATCCTGCGTGATCTCATGACGGCTTCGTTCCCGTTCCGCGCAGATACTCCAGAAGCTCCCCGAAATCAGGGGGCGGCTCGCTGGTGAATTCGAGAAACTGTTCGCTGACCGGATGAACAAATCCCAATACCCTGGCATGCAGCGCCTGGCGCCCCAGGGCGCGGATCATCCCCTGCAGGCGGCTGTCCTTCAGGTTGTTGCACCTGCCACCGTCGGGGTAGAGCGGGTCTCCCAGTAGCGGCATGCCGGCTTCGGTGAGGTGTACCCGGATCTGGTGGGTGCGGCCGGTCTCCAGGCGCAGTTGCACCAGGCTGGCCGGGCCGAACCGTTCCAGCACCCGCCAGTTGGTGACCGCCTGCTTGCCGTGGCGGGCCGATCCCGAAAGTCGCAGCCGTTCCGTGGGGTGCCGGCCGATGATGCCGCTGATTCTTCCGGTGTCGGTTTTCGGGGAGCCGTAGACCAGAGCCCAGTAGAGCCGCTTGACGCTGTGTTCGGCAAACTGGTTGGCCAGTCCCCGGTGGGCGGTGTCGTTCTTGGCCGCCACCAGCAGGCCGGAGGTCCCCTTGTCCAGGCGGTGGACGATACCGGGGCGAAGTTCGCCGCCGATGCCGGAAAGATCGTCGCAATGGGCCAGCAGGGCATTGACCAGGGTGCCGGTATCGACACCGGCGCCGGGATGAACGGTCATGCCTGCCGGCTTGTCGATGACGATCAGGGCGTGGTCCTCGTAGATCACGGTCAGCGGAATAGCCTCCGGCCGGGGCAGTGCGGCAACCGGCGGCGGCACCGTCACCTCCACCCTCTCCCCCCCGCGCAATTTCAGGGAGACCCGTGGCGTCTGCCCCTCCACCAATACCCGCCCCTCCTCCACCAGGCGCTGCACCGCGGAGCGGCTCTGGTCCGGCAGTGTCGCTGCCAGAAATGCGTCCAGCCGTTGTCCGGTCGCTTCCGGCGGTATCAGCAGGTGATGGGTCGGTTCGTCGTGCATGGAAGGGTCTCGAATGATGAAAGGCGTGTCTCCTGGACACGCCTTTGCTGATGTCAGGCTGCCGGAAGGGCAGCAGTTACCAGATGGAGGACTCGATCTTGCCGGCACGCTTGATCAGGATATCCACCAGGGTCAGTTCGAACATCCGTTCCGGGTCCAGGTTCGGCGAGACGCGGGAGAGGAAATGCTGCCGTCCCTCTTCGATCTCTTCGGCGAGCAGCTCGAAAATGCTGTCCTCCTTGATGCCGCGTTCCACTTTTTCCTGGTTGTAGATCGCCACATCGGACAGGATCGCCCGCGCCAGCCGTGCCGCCTGATCCCGGTTGGTGATGATGTTCATGACGTCTCCTTGGAATGCCTGTCTGCTACCGTGAAAGTGTAGACCACCTGCACGGCAAAGTAAACCGAAACGGGCAGGTTCAGCGTCGTCCCGTCCGCGGCGCGGGGCGAGCGCTATCGGCGTTGCCCGGTATGATGCTGAGTTCGAGGCGTCGCCCCTCGCGGATCAGATGAACCCGTAGTGGCGCACCGATCTTTGCCGCCGCCACCAGTTGCTGCAGATGGGAGGGCGTTTTCACGGTGACGCCGCCGATGTCGACGATGACGTCGCCCGCCAGGATACCACCCCGCTCGGCCGGGGCGCCGGCAACGGTCTCGGCCACCAGCACGCCGGTGGTGCCTGGCAGTTTCAGTGTCTTGGCCATATCCTCGCTGACCGGGGCGATGCTGATCCCCAGCCAGGCGCGGGTGACGCTTCCCTTCTCCACCAGCTGGGCCACGATCGGCTTGGCCATGTTGGTGGGAATGGCAAAGCCGATCCCCTGGCCGGCGGCCACGATGGCGGTGTTGATGCCGATCACCTCGCCATGGATGTTCAGCAGCGGTCCGCCGGAGTTGCCGGGGTTGATGGAGGCGTCGGTCTGGATGAAGTTCTCGATACTTTCAATCCCCACGTTGGAACGGCCGGTGGCGGAGATGATCCCCACGGTCATGGAACGTTCGAGGCCGAAGGGGTTGCCGATGGCGATAGCCCACTGCCCCACTTCCAACCGGTCGGAGTCGGCCAGCACGGCGGTGGGGAGATCGGCAGCATCTATTTTGATCACCGCGATGTCGGTCTTGGGGTCTCCTCCCACAATGCGGGCGTCATAGACCTTGTCGTTGGACAGCTTGACCCGGATCTGTTCCGCGTCCCGCACCACGTGGTCGTTGGTGACGATGTAACCGTCCCGGCTGATGATGAAGCCGGAACCAAGGCTTCTGTCCTGGCGCGTCTGGGGGCCGCCGAAGAACTCTTCAAAGAAGGGGGGCAGGTCGTAGAAGGGGCGTACCATCTTCTTGCGGCTTAAGGTGGAAATGTTGACCACCACCGGCATCACGTTTTTCGCCACGGCGCTGAAGGCTCGCTGGGCGGCCAGTATGTCGGCCGGTACCTCCTTGACCGGCGGTTCCGCTTCGGCTGCCGGACGCTTGGAGCTGAAGAGGATCGGCTCATCCTTCGAGGAGGAACAAGCGGAAAGGGCGAGCAGCAGCAGGCCGAGTACGCACACGTTGCGGGATGCTATGGTCAGACGCAGCATATTGCACAACCTTTATAAATGGTTTATAACTAACGGCGTTTTATTTGTGTTTCTGCAGATACATTAAACTATAAGCATAAATCTCCGGCTGTCAACCGCTGCAGCCCCTGTGACCAACGTTCCCGGAGGAGCCTGACGTGACTGATATCAAGGCCCAGATCAAGGAGTTTCGCATCGGCGAGAAGATTCGCGCGCAGCGCCAGCTGCGGCGGCTGACCCTGCAGGAGCTGTCCGACCTGACCGGTCTTTCCAAGCCACTCTTGTCCCAGATCGAAAACGAGCAGGTGGTCCCTCCCCTGGCGACGCTGCTCAAAATATCCCGGGGACTCAAGGTCGATATCCATTTCTTTTTCGAAGACGAGACCAACCGGCAGAAGCTGGTGGTGACCAGGGGCGAGGAGTTGCGTCCCGATCTGCAGCGCCAAGCAGTCAACGCCGCAGTCCGGCCCTATACCTACCACTCGCTGGCCCAGGGGATGCGTCACAAGAACATGGAGCCGTTCCTGGTGGAGGTGGAGAACACCACCTGGGACGACAAGCTCTTCTTCCGACACGACGGCGAGGAGGAGTTTCTCTACGTGGCAGATGGCGCGATCAACTTCCACTACGGCAGCGAAGTGTACCATCTGAAGGCCGGAGACAGTGCGTACTACGATTCCAGTCAGCCCCACGGCCTGGTGGCGGTGGGGGAGACCAAGGCCCGTATCGTGGCGGTGCTTTATTCGAAGGGGTGACGCCGGTGCGGAAGGTTGAGTCTCCGGGCAACGGCGAGGCTTGACAGCGCTTCTGTCAGCGGTTATACAGGACTATCAAGGTCTTCTAGGAGTTTCCCAATGATGGAACTGACCCGCAAGGGTGACTATGCCATTCGTGGCATCATTTATCTGGCTTCGCAGCCGCCGGACAAGATTTCGCTTCTTTCCGACATCGCAGCGGCCGTTGACGTGCCCCAGACCTTTTTGGCGAAGATTTTTCAGCAGTTCAGCAAGTCCGGCATCGTCCGCTCCTACCGTGGAACCGGCGGCGGGTTCGTGCTGGCCAGCACACCGGACAAGGTAACGCTGCT
The window above is part of the Trichlorobacter ammonificans genome. Proteins encoded here:
- a CDS encoding helix-turn-helix domain-containing protein — protein: MTDIKAQIKEFRIGEKIRAQRQLRRLTLQELSDLTGLSKPLLSQIENEQVVPPLATLLKISRGLKVDIHFFFEDETNRQKLVVTRGEELRPDLQRQAVNAAVRPYTYHSLAQGMRHKNMEPFLVEVENTTWDDKLFFRHDGEEEFLYVADGAINFHYGSEVYHLKAGDSAYYDSSQPHGLVAVGETKARIVAVLYSKG
- a CDS encoding RrF2 family transcriptional regulator, which translates into the protein MMELTRKGDYAIRGIIYLASQPPDKISLLSDIAAAVDVPQTFLAKIFQQFSKSGIVRSYRGTGGGFVLASTPDKVTLLEVVEAVEGPITPNRCAVGPGQCSRDGYCTVHPVWVRIQQEVRRSLAEITLKDLVQK
- a CDS encoding trypsin-like peptidase domain-containing protein, whose product is MLRLTIASRNVCVLGLLLLALSACSSSKDEPILFSSKRPAAEAEPPVKEVPADILAAQRAFSAVAKNVMPVVVNISTLSRKKMVRPFYDLPPFFEEFFGGPQTRQDRSLGSGFIISRDGYIVTNDHVVRDAEQIRVKLSNDKVYDARIVGGDPKTDIAVIKIDAADLPTAVLADSDRLEVGQWAIAIGNPFGLERSMTVGIISATGRSNVGIESIENFIQTDASINPGNSGGPLLNIHGEVIGINTAIVAAGQGIGFAIPTNMAKPIVAQLVEKGSVTRAWLGISIAPVSEDMAKTLKLPGTTGVLVAETVAGAPAERGGILAGDVIVDIGGVTVKTPSHLQQLVAAAKIGAPLRVHLIREGRRLELSIIPGNADSARPAPRTGRR
- a CDS encoding efflux RND transporter permease subunit; the protein is MIEKIIEYSARNRFVVLLLFGLVTAWGLWAVRTTPVDAIPDLSDNQVIVFTDYPGRSPQVVEDQVTYPLATNLQGLPQVKAVRASSAFGFSMIYVIFEDKADIYWARTRVLERLNYAASLLPPGVVPTLGPDGTGVGHVFWYTLEGKGYDLEQLRTLQDWFVRYQLGTVQGVAEVASIGGLVREYQIDLDPVKLQAYNITSGRVMEAVRGSNKDVGGRLLEQADAEYLIRGQGYVKTREDLENIVVGADMRGTPIYVKNLGTVQMGGAIRRGLLDLNGEGEAVGGIVVMRYGENASDVISRVKEKITALEKGLPPGVKIKVAYDRSDLIKRAIATLKTSLLEESVVVSLVILAFLLHFQSSLVIVLTLPIAVLISFITMKLMGVTSNIMSLGGIAIAIGVLVDAGVIMVENCYRHLSEMPPEERREKRLEVIIASSKQVGRAIFFSLAIIVLSFVPVFLLEGQEGKMFHPLAFTKTFSMVASAVIAITLVPVLMYFFMRGTMPPESANPVSSFFIRLYAPVIRWVLVWKKTTIALNIAALALAVPLFMKMGSEFMPPLDEGSLLYMPVTLPNVSLTEAKRILQVQDAVIKSVPEVEQVLGKAGRAETSTDPAPVSMFESIIILKPKEQWRPGVKKADIVAELDAKLQQIGVRNGWTQPIINRINMLSTGVRTDLGVKIFGSDLNVLKDLAVQAEGILKTVPGAADVVAERVTGGNYLDIEIDREAAARYGVGVAEIQDVISTALGGETLTTTVEGRNRFPVRIRYLRDYRDNIPAIQRILVGGMNGAQVPLSLVTKVKVSTGAPEINSEGGLLRSIVFLNVRDRDMGGFVNQAKQTLEQQLKLPAGYYVTWSGQWENQVRAKARLQLLVPLGMVIIFVLLYFTFHSALEAAMVMLSVPFALVGGVYLVSALGYNLSVAVWVGFIALYGIAVETGVVMVIYLHEALDKRLKLGPVTEQDIYDATFEGAVLRLRPKLMTVAVALLGLVPIMWSSGTGADVMKPIAAPMIGGMISSAVHVLIMTPVIFVLMKKRELVKGTLKYSGMKH
- a CDS encoding RluA family pseudouridine synthase; translated protein: MHDEPTHHLLIPPEATGQRLDAFLAATLPDQSRSAVQRLVEEGRVLVEGQTPRVSLKLRGGERVEVTVPPPVAALPRPEAIPLTVIYEDHALIVIDKPAGMTVHPGAGVDTGTLVNALLAHCDDLSGIGGELRPGIVHRLDKGTSGLLVAAKNDTAHRGLANQFAEHSVKRLYWALVYGSPKTDTGRISGIIGRHPTERLRLSGSARHGKQAVTNWRVLERFGPASLVQLRLETGRTHQIRVHLTEAGMPLLGDPLYPDGGRCNNLKDSRLQGMIRALGRQALHARVLGFVHPVSEQFLEFTSEPPPDFGELLEYLRGTGTKPS